The DNA sequence TCCTTGGCTATGGCATCACGCTGCCCTACGAACACTTCGAGCGCATCGACCTGCTCAAGGGCTCGGCCGGCTTCATGTATGGCTTCGGTTCGCCGGGTGGCGTGCTCAACTACGTCACCAAGAAGCCGACCGATACCCCGCTGCGCAGCATGTCAGTGGGCTACACCAGCAACAACATCTGGAGCGAGCACGTCGACCTCGGTGGTCGCTTCGGCAAGGACCACATGTTCGGTTATCGTCTCAACGTCACGCATGACCAGGGCGAGACCTTCAATGAAGGCCACATCCGCCGCAACTCGGCCTCGCTGGCGCTGGATGGGCGCCTCACGCGCGAGCTGACCTGGGACTTCCAGGCCATCTGGCAGAACAGCAATTCCACCGACCAGACACCGTCTTTTGTGACCAGCAGTCTCGCCGGTGGCCGCCTACCCTCGGTAGTCAGCGGTACCGACAAGAACCTGGCCGGTCCGGGCCAGCATCTGGATACCAACTTCCAGTTCTACCAGACCGGGCTGACCTATCGCCTCAATCCCGACTGGAAGGCCAACCTGAGCTACAGCCACAGCACCGCCAAGCGCTTCCGCAATGAAGACATCGCCATGCTCTCGGATGCGGCTGGCAACTACAGTGACTGGCGCTCCGATAGTCGCGAGGGCCATACCTTCGACCAGTGGCAAGCCATGCTGGAGGGCAATGCGCGTACCGGCAGCATCGACCATCAGCTGGTGCTGGGCGCGTCCTGGCAGAAGCAGGTCAATGACTACTCGATCAGCTCGGTGTACCAGCAGATCGGCAGCGGCAATCTGTACGTGCAGAACACCAATGCCTACTTCAGCAATACCGATCTGCAGACCTATCACAACGCCATCATCACCCAGCAGGCGATCTTCGCCAGCGATACGCTGAACTTCTCGCAGCGTTGGTCGCTGCTGGCCGGGGGGCGCTACAACCAGTTCAAGCAGGACAACAACACCACCAGCGGCGCCCTCAGTTCGCGCTACGACAAGTCGGCCCTGACGCCGACGGTGGCCCTGATGTTCAAGCCCGAGAGCAACACCACCCTCTACACCAGCTATGTCGAGTCGCTGGAGCAGGGCGGGGTGCCCGGCGTGACCAACACCAACTATGGTAGCCAGTTGAAGCCACTTAAGAGCAAGCAATACGAGATCGGCGCCAAGACCGACCAGCAGAACTGGAGCGCCACCGCTGCGCTGTTTCGCATCGAGCGCGCCTCCGAAT is a window from the Herbaspirillum rubrisubalbicans genome containing:
- a CDS encoding TonB-dependent siderophore receptor produces the protein MSRALRPVFISMALAGCPALAFAQSEQTGAADVAATASGNGQLPTVTVSAGGAGEGTQHLQSQTSAGALGSRSLLETPFSITSITAGDIADKQLNKLGDLFYNEASVSDNSAGYSAWASYITIRGLPADWQNSFRIDGKPFLGYGITLPYEHFERIDLLKGSAGFMYGFGSPGGVLNYVTKKPTDTPLRSMSVGYTSNNIWSEHVDLGGRFGKDHMFGYRLNVTHDQGETFNEGHIRRNSASLALDGRLTRELTWDFQAIWQNSNSTDQTPSFVTSSLAGGRLPSVVSGTDKNLAGPGQHLDTNFQFYQTGLTYRLNPDWKANLSYSHSTAKRFRNEDIAMLSDAAGNYSDWRSDSREGHTFDQWQAMLEGNARTGSIDHQLVLGASWQKQVNDYSISSVYQQIGSGNLYVQNTNAYFSNTDLQTYHNAIITQQAIFASDTLNFSQRWSLLAGGRYNQFKQDNNTTSGALSSRYDKSALTPTVALMFKPESNTTLYTSYVESLEQGGVPGVTNTNYGSQLKPLKSKQYEIGAKTDQQNWSATAALFRIERASEYTLDGALVQNGQSNYQGLELGAAYRPTSQWQVGGSLMLLDAKYERGNTFNGNRVAGAPRNMATAQVAYLVPQVAGLKLSADAKFTGSTMVSAANDIELASYTLFNLGASYTTRIGQHDTTFRAAVNNVLDKRYWQYQYENYIKPGDPRTFSVSAKVDF